Part of the Zhongshania aliphaticivorans genome, CCTTCTACGCTGGATGCATTCAAGTCACCAAGAATCACAAATCGAGTGTCCGCCGCTAGGCCGCCAGTGGTACCCGCATCATCGTAGATATATGACGACGCCGCTGGGTTAACGTAGTCAGCCCAGAACCGAGTTTCATCATGGTTACGCTTACCGTTTCTATCTTCAGCACCATCAAACACCGGTGGCGTTGGGTGGCTAGCAAGTATATGCACAACTTGATCGCCCACTTGCACCGGCACGTCCCAATGGCTTTTTGACGACAAACGGAACACTGCCAACTCGTCAGTGGTATACCAGCTATCACCCGTATCAGGATCAACAGGTAATAAGGCATCGGGCATATCTTTCCACAAGAAGGTTTGGAAGGTACGCACGTCTTCGGTCACGATAGGATATTGCGATAACACCACCATGCCATATTGACCGGGGAATTCCCCAAAGCCGTAGGCATCGTCACCACCACTGCCTGACTCACCGTCATTATTAAAATCATAGCTCGTCATAATGCCGGTATTCGACTCCGCCAAATAGACATAGGGGTAGTCAATCACCTCTGCCCCATTTTGGCTAACGCTCAGGTACTCGTCTTGCAATGCCTGTACTGCAGAACCATCAGCAACATAATCGAACTCGTTTAGTAACAAGATCTCAGGACGTACACGTTGAATAATTTCAACCACGTTCGCAATTTGCGCATCGTCACCACTCTGCGCGTCGGTCAGGATTTGACCCTCACTGCTGCGATTTAAATAAGCATTAAAGGTCGCTACACGTATATCGCCTTGTTTTTCAGCAACCCCCTCATTTGTCGACTCAATAATAGTCACAAAATCATTTCGACTAATCATTGAGGTTTTACCGTCAGCGTCTACCACACTCAAACTAACGCTATAAACTCCGGCGGTGTCATAAGTATGGCTTGGCTCGGCAAGGTCTGACGTGTTGCCATCGCCAAAGTCCCAAGCATAAGTAAATGGCGCTTTACCGCCCGATACTGAGGCACTGAAACTGACGGGCTCAATCGTGGTATAGCTAGTTTTTGCCAGAGAGAAGCTACTGCGCAAACTTTCTTCACCGTAGTTACTCAGCACTTTAAAATTGTCTACACCAAGACGACGCCCTTCACCGCCGCCGGTTCCAACGGTGGTATAGCGGAAGGCGATATAGGCCTCGCCCGTGTATTGAGCAATACTCACAGAGTAACTATTCCAGGCGTCACTTACTTCGCCGCTTTGATCAATATCCAGGGCATCCCAAGTAACACCTTCAGCCAAGGGGTCGCCAGTACCTGAATAATTAGTCGATATTAATACTTCTAAAGCGGGACCACCGTAGTTGGTGTAGATTTCAAATTCAGCAAGCGCATTCTGCCAATTTAAAATACTTAGTTTCGGTGAAATCAACCAGTCGTCACTTACGTCATCAGCACCAAAACCGTTCGCGACCGCTCCCTGCTGCTCTTGGCGCGTCTCCACAACCCAATCCGCATTACTGCTACGTGAGTAGGCTATAAAGCTGCCCAAAGATGTTGGATCCTCAAAGGTTTCTACCACGAGCTCTCGTTGCTGCTCCACACCTTCCAACGCTTTAACGATTCGCGCATTGCCAATGCCGATCGCCGCCGCTTCACCAGGGGCGCCGCCGGTTGAGGTATAGACAAAGGCAACATGAACATTACCCTCATAGCCCGCTAGACTAATAGGCCCTATCGTCGCCCACTCATCGTAGAGGTCAGGTAACTCAATATTGAGATCAGTCCAAGTTGCGCTAGCCGGATCAGCACCGTCGACATAATCTGTCGAGATCATGATTTTCAGCGCTGGTCCGTCATACTTTTTGTAGAAATCAAACTCCAGTGCATTGTCACTACCGGCAGCCAAGCTTGTTTGTGGAAATACGAGCCAGTCATTACTTTGCTCGTTTCCAGCAGAACCGTAGCCATTAATGAAAGCGCCATCAATGCCGCCTTCTGAACCTGCCTCCCAGTTTTTATCACTGCCGCCGTCGTAATTTGTCCACTCACCTGGAATACCGCTGGCGAAATCACTACCGCTGATTTCGGCATTTTGATAAACACCACGGAGTACTATATTGTCGATTTGCCAAATTCGGCCATCACCACTGTCGCCACTATCAGAGATGTACTGGAAAGCAAAATGCACCGACTCGCCATTGATACCAGAAACATCAATTGCGGATGGCTCAAAGGTGTAAGAACCTGCTGATGGCTCGTTCCAACACATGTCATCCGCCGCGGCAGCGCATTCGGGTATTTCCAACCATGTTGCTGACGCTGGGTCAGCATTGACGTCAGGCTGGTAATCCAGAGAGTACATCACCTTAAGCAATGGTCCGCCGTAGTTGTAAGCCGCTTCAAATGCCAAGCTCGCATCGCGATAATACGCCAGCGCAAATGACGGCGTAATCAACCAATCATCACTGGCAGTATCGCCACCGTAGCCGTTGGCATGAGCGTAGAACTGACCATCGTAACTGCCTATCGACCAGTCTTTGTCGCTACTACGACTATAGGTGGTCATGTCACCGAACGTTTCGCTGTCAAAACCCTCGTCATATAAGCGTGGGATCGCATCTGATTCCGTGGCGATAAGCACCGGCTCACTCGCTGCCGCTAGGCCCGCCGCATTATAGGGACGAACACGGTACTCATAGCTCGCACCCTCTTCTAACTGACTGTCTAAATACGTCGTAGTATCCGCATCAATACGCCACGTTAAAATATCCCAGTAGCCGTGAACGTTTTTACGCTCAAGCTGATAACCCAGTTCATCGAACTCAGCAACATCATCCCAGCTTACTTCAATCTCACTGGTCGACAGCGCCGTTGCCGTTAGTGTTGTGGTCACCTCAGGAACGTCTGCCACCAGATTCGACACCACCGCTGTTAAATCCAGATCAAAGCTGACGTCAGAGCTGCCCGCGTCAGACTGATGGACTTCAACCGCAATTACGTTATCACCGGCCATTAACAAATCAGGCTGCAAGGCAAATTCGTAATACGTGCTTTCTGCCGTTCCGCCAATAGCATTCACCGCAAAAGTTGAACTGCTAATATCGCCGCTGGGCATATTATTGCGCAGTGCTTCTTGGCCGTTGATATAGACAACCGCGCCATCATCCCGCTGCAAGCGCAAGGTAAGTTTTATGACGTCTTCGGGTGAGCCCACGGTGAAATGACGACGAAAATACGAGGTGGTGAATTTATTATTATCGTCACCGCCAAAGCCAATAACCGTCGTTTCATCACCGTCGCCGTAGCCTAGAGCCGCGTGGCCAGTTGCCCATGCTGCGTCATCAATCGCATTATCCTGCCAGTTATCTGGGCTGCTGCCGTCGTCCAAGAAATGCCATAGCGCGCCACTACCCACCAGCTGTACATTATCAATATCGGCTCCAACAAAACCCGTCGCCGGCAAGGAGATAACTTCACCCGATAGCGGCTTCCAGAGTGGTAAACCGCTTGGTATAGCAAAGGCATCGGCATCTTGCTCGGCCTGAGTCAATGCCACCACGTCATCTGGGTCGGGCAAAGTACCTGCATTCATTTCAACTTCCGAGCCAAAACGAACAGTGCGAATATCAAGTTTGCTTGGTGAGGCATGAACTAACTTAAACTGCCAAAAAGAGGCACTATCCATTGTCCATGGTTTGTCGTCATCCGTAGGACGCGTGGGTGCACCCCAACTGCCCTCACCAATTAACAAGCTACCGTTCAAATCATCGCGTTTAAAATCTTGGTAACTACCCTCGCCACTGTCGAAAACAACGGGAAAGGTGTATTTCGCCATATGGGTGTCTGATTCAACTAGCACGTCGAAATTGCCGTCTACAAACGTTTGCGCCCACGCAGTAATTCGCCCCTCACCCTCAGCTTTGCCACTTGTATGTGGCCGCATTGGGCGGTGGTAACTCGCCATTTTCCATGTCGCCGTTGACGCGTTCGCGTCAGCACTCAACCAAGCGGTTTGTTCATTCCACACCGTGTCTGATTGCAGTGAATACTCACCGTAACCAACACCGGGCTCAGTTTCTGAGTTCAAGGTGTAGATACGCATCATATCGCCACCCACATTCAAACCGTAATAGGCTTTCTCGGGGACGCCAAACACGTAATTGAGCATATCGATTACGTCATTTTCATGGTTGCCGTGGCTCGCCAAAACCGGATACACCCGACCATCTGCACTGCGCGCCGACTGCCAATCTTCTAACCAAGACTCCCACTGTTCACGTGATCCAACATCGGTGAAGTCGCCATTAAACAACACAAACAAGGGTCTAATTTTACCCACCAGAGCCATACCAATCTGTCTTGGCTCTTGGTTAGTTCGCGAGTCACCACCGGCTATAAAGGTAAAGTCCACAGGGTTATTAGGGGCGGTTTTGAACCAGGAGGTCTCTGAACAGCCTTCGCTGTCGCAAATTTGATAATAGTAGGCCGTGTCCGCGTTCAGGCCAGCAATATGAGCAAGCTCACTATCTAAGGTATCGCCAATCGCATCACCCGGATGCTGTAATGAGGTGCTTTGATCAATTTCCTCACGGACCCACGCAGAACCGTCGCTCGACGTTCCGATCATAACGTGGGCGTCATCACCAGAAAGCTGTCGCCAAGCAATCGTGATTGTAGTAGCTGGATCCGCTGTCCATGCAATTCGGTGTAAATCACTGGCTGCCATGGCCTGCTGGCCATACAGGCTTATAGCTGCAATAGCCATCGCACTTAAACGATGCTTCATAAACACTCCGCTGACGAATTTAGTTAGTTTCTGGCTAGGGTCCTAGCCACAATACGAGAAACAAACTAACAAGCGGATATGACAATATCGTCGCTAGAAATTGACGGTTCAAAGACAGTTTAATGACAAACAAAAAAGAGTTTGAAAAGGGGCAGGTGAATCAGAATGGAGGGGTTATCCCTCCCAAAAATCACATCAAGTGATGTTGCGCCCTGCAAACGGTTGCAACATCACTTCAGGAGAACACCGTTAACACTGCAGGCGACATTCCGCCAAGGACTCCTCATCTAAATAAGTCACAGTGGCAGTGTTAAAATTAAGATCGACAAAAAGATGGCAATAATATTCACCATGTCGCCAACCCATAGACACACTGGAGTCGTTGGAATAGCCCAACTCAAAATGGCCATCAAATGCGGGATAATTACTTCTGAATCGCATCAATGCCAGTAAGCGCTGCACTACCGGTTGCTCAACTGCCTCATCAATTTCATCCATACTATAAAAATGACGATTGATATCTCTGAGCTCACCAGTTTCGTCCATCAACTCATTATCGTTACAGCCCGCCAAAAGCCCAACGTAATAAACCTGAGGTATTCCCGGCGAAAAGAACTGAATCGCCCGAGCTGCCAGATAAGCATCGTCGTTGCGCATCATGGCGTCATAAAAAGTACAGGTTAATTGGTAGATTGCCCCAACGCTGTGGATATTGGCAGCCGAACGTCGCAATATCGGGTCAGCACTACGACTAGAAATATTATCGATCAGTGCGCGTATTTTTTCCTCAGGTAGCACCCCTTCAACATCCGGAATACAAATACCATCGTGGGTATCTAATACGGTAACCATATTTCGCGGGCACATACGCAGCCAGTTTTTAAGGTACACGCTATTAGCGTCAAGCAATGAAAACAACAACAGCGGCGGCAAAGCAAAACCGTAAGGGTGCATATTTCGGCGGCTTATGGCGTATTGATAACTGCTGTGATCATGGACCTCTGGCAGGACTTCTGCGCCATGTAAATGCGCAACGCCGTTTATCCAGTCAAGATTGCGATAGACATCGGGCTCAACCAAAAAACAACTCGTGCCTATACGCTTGGTGGTGTAACCAAAAGCGTCCAGCCGAAAGAGGTTCACCCCCCGCTGCGCCAAAAAGCCAATATAATTTTCCATCAATTGATACGTCAGCTCTGACTCATAATTTAAGTCGATCTGATGTTCGGTGAAGGTACACCACACTCGCCCCGTACTGCCATCAGCAAAATCAACTCGGCGAAAAGGCTCCTTCTCTTTACGAATATGGATTTTGGCTAAATCATCTGGCGTAATCTCGCCAAACTTATCAACGTGAACAAATAGATCCGCGTATTCAGAGTCGTAGCCTTTGGCGATAAAATCTTTAAACTCTTCAGACTCGTCGGAGATATGATTAACCGTCACATCGCAGCACAAATCGTACTTAGAAGAAATCCGCTCAATGTCTTCCCAAGTCCCGTATTCAGGATCAACCTCTTTATGGGTTAGCGGCGAAAAACCGGCATCCGCGTTGGAAGGGAAAAAAGGTAAAATGTGCACACCACCAATAGCATCTGAAAAATGCCGCTCAATCACGGTGTGTAAATCTTTGAGGTCATTACCAAGACGATTAGGATAACAAATCATCTGCACAGCATTGCGCAAGGCCATACGACGGCTCCAGTCTGTGAGGGATACTCAACCATAACCACTGCGCTGCAAGCATGCAAATAACTGGTGCACTCAAGGGCAATAAAAGCCGTTTTTTTAGCCTTTCACTCAGATAAATAACGCAAACTGTCCAAACTCCTATCGAGCTCCCACCAAAACACAGGGGCGCTTGCGAAGAATTAGCTAACTCATCTGTCCTATTACTTTAATACAGGTAGCATCAAATCATGAAAATTAGCTTTCATCAGGCTAGGACTCAATCCTGTCCAGCGTTTGAATGCACGCCGAAAATTACTGCTATCATGGAAGTGCAAACGTGCCGCAGCATCATCAACCGTCGCCTGTTTTAAAAGCAGTTCAATCAATGCTAATTCGAGATGAAAACTATCTAATTGTTGCTGAAAAGAGAGCCCATGTTCACGTAAACGACGCTTTAAGGTTGCTTGACTAACACCCAGCGCCTCGGAACAGCCAGCAAGGTCGGATTGAAGACCATGTTGACGAGCAAATAATTCTCGTAGACGTTGAGAGAGGTAAGGTGGCGCAGAGAGCAAAGCATCGCACTCGGCAATAGCTACACGACCACGCAAACTTTGACATTCAGCTGCGCTTTCTTTATTAACTATTTCAATACGTACGCCGTCGAAGGGCGCACTAAAACAACATATACCTTGTAAATGCGCAGTAAAATTCTCGCGCCCCGCCCCCTCCCTCGCACTAAAAAAGTAACGCAACTCACCAACACCGGAAAAACGCGTAATCATACTAGTTAATGACGTCATGGCCGCAACCAGCGCAATATTATCTACTCGCTCAAACGCCGAGGGACTAATCATTAACAGCAGCTTATTTTCGGTAGATTCCACCAACCGCATAGTGAGCGCGGGTGAAATGATGGCCGAATAGTTACATAGCAAGGACAATAGTGGCGTTAACGCGGTATAACTATCAACTAAGGTCACAACAGGACCCAAGCCATGCTGCAACAGTTGATGCCCCAGCTGAAAAGGAAAGTCTGAACCCGGCCACAAATTATTAGCATTTAATAACAATTGTTGGAATTGGCGTAGACTAAGGTATCGACCAGTAAACGGTAAATCGCTGGCAAACAGCGCCGTATTTTGTAATAAAGCATGGGGATTAATGCCTCGAGCCGCGCATAAGTCCAGCACTGCCACCGGTTGCAACCACGCAGGAATAACCTTATCCGTTGCGACAATATAAGAATTAGTGTTCATTATCGCGTCGCTTTGTAGCCAATATTTCGGCATTAGCACGAGCTAGTAATCCAGCAGCATCTTCACCAGGGCTCGACTCCACCACCGCTAAACGCACAGCAATTTCAAAACTGTCTCCCGTACGATGATATAAGGCAAGTTGAATTGCCTCACTGAGAAGCCGCCCTAATGCCCCTTGCAAGCCGGGGCGTTCGGTGGGGCCAGCAATAACCACAAAGCGATCACCACCGTAGCGACACACCAAAGCTTCTTCTGGTACGGCGGCCACCAACGTCGCCGCGACACGATTTAATACTGCATCGCCACAGGCAAATCCATGCAGGCGATTCACCGCACTAAAATTATCTAAATCAATCAACCAAAGAGAGACCGCTTTGGTCTCACTCAAGGCATCCGCCAAGGCATGGCGACAATAGCTGCCACTGTATAAATCTGTAACAGGGTCAATATCCCGATGATCACGCACCCCAGCTTCACGGCGCAACTGTTGGCGCGCGAATACCCGCTGCTCTTGACTAAGCGCAATCACAGCATAAGTAATCAGTAATACCGCCAATGGCGTAACCACAGACTCTAAAGAAGCCCCCCACCCCGAACCACCCAAGCGGATAAACTCATCCAATACATCAAGATAAAAACCAAAACCTAAGCTACCAAACCCCGCCAACAAACATTGTGTGACTGGGCCTGGTGGCCGCCACTGCAATAAAAAATGCAGCCAACTTAATACAGCAACCACCACCATGCCTTCTCCGGCAACATCCAGCCAATCAATGTCTGACCACGCTTTAAGCTCTCCGGTAATTGATGCCGCTAAAGCGAATAAAACGCAACCCAATGCCATGGCGCCATAGACGCGGCCATAGCGATAACGTCCAGCTGACTTCAGTGCTGGTACTTTGTGATGCAAGCCCTGCCAGTCAGAAAAGCTCAGCGAATTTTCTTTTTTCATACTTTTACCTTCAACAATGACACCGCTTTTAAGATCTGACGCCTCCGCAAGCCGTCTTATTGCCACCCAGTGTAGCCAGGAACCCCGTTAACAAAAGGTCATATCAGCTCAAAACCAGCCCTAAACGACGAAATAACCACGTCTACAGCCAAAGCCACCAAACAACGTCAATAAAGTGTCACACAGCAATATTAAGGTGCTGTGTCATTACTCGGTAAACATTTCACTTTAAAGGAATACACCATGAATCCGGCTAGCCGTAATCGCTCAACTACACTCACATTAAGTTTAATCGCGTCAGCCGTTGCCATGGCGCTTGGAAATCACAGTGCCCTAGCCCAAGAGCAAGCCCAAACTAGCCAAATGGAAAATGTGCAGGTCATTGCAAAGCGAGTGGTTAAGCGTAACCACGTCAACACCCCTGCACCCAAGCTGGTCTACGATGCAGACTTTTTCCAACGCTTTGAACCAATTTCAGTGGGTGACATGCTAAAGCGGGTACCGGGTGTCACGTTTAACAGTGACGTCGGTGAATACGATCTCCCCCGTTTACGTGGCTTAGACTCCCGCTACACCCAAGTCTTAATTAATGGCCGCCGCATGCCTGGTGAAGAAAATAGTGGCGCTATTGCTGTTGATAGAATCCCTGCTGAAATGGTCGAAAAAATTGAAATCATACGCAGTCCAAGCAGTGACATCAGCAGCCAAGGCATTGGCGGTTCTTTAAATATTATTTTAAAAGATGGTGCTCGCCATGAAGGTGGTATTTGGCGAGTAGGCGCAGTGAACATGAAAGAAAATCGCGGCAGCGGATTTATAGGCATGTCGGGTGTGAGCGATAAAATCGAATACGGATTCTCCATCAATGTCCAAGAGCGCTACAACCCTAAAAGCAAGGTTGCCGGCGCCCAAGAAGGCGATGAACGCGAAGAGGTTAAAGAGAGTGATGTTAGGGATAGCCGCGACGTAGCCCTAGCTGCAGACATGGCTTTTCAACTAAGTAAAGACGGAAAATTACGTTTCAATATTTTACATATGGATACTCAGCGAGAAGAAAAAGAAGATACTCGCGTTACCGCGTTAAAACGTGCCGACAGCAACTCCCCCTTCACGGTGGACGAGGTAGTTAATGAAAGCCAGCTTGAAGATATCGATCAAAGCAACACCAGTTTTGGAATGGATTACGCGCTAAAAACCAGCGCTGGTGAGCTGAACATTTACGCTAGCAGCCACCAGTTTAAACAAGATAAAAACGAAACCAATTTTGAAGCGGATTTTGGTGACCCGCTAGAGTTGGACGAACGGGAAATTACCGACATTGACGATACCGAAAACCGTCTTGGTGTAAATTGGAAACACCAATTTTCCACAGTCGAATCTAAAATAGGTATGGAGTATGTTAATAAAACGCGGGACTTTAATGTCGCCGTCCTAGACGATGATGGCAATCTCGATGACGAAAACGACGAATTTGCTGATTTTGAAGTCGATGATCAAGGTCTTAACCTGTTTGCCAGCGGTAGCTGGGCTTTACGAGATGACCTTGAACTTGAACTCGGTTTGCGGGCGGAATATCGTGATATTGAAATTACTGGTCGTGACTTTAACGGCAACATCACCCGCAGCAGTGACGATCGCATTGACTATAATCCCTCTGCTCATATTCGTTGGCATATGAACGAGCAAGACCAATTTCGCGCCAGTATTGCCCGTACTCTACGCCGGCCACAATTTGATCAATTAAACCCCGTGGAACTGACCATCGACGATGAGAAATTCCGCGGCAATAGTGATCTTGATCCAGAAAGCGCTGTAGGTATAGACCTTGGTTATGATCACTTTATTGCTGATAGCGGCGTTATTGGAATCAACTTTTTCTACCGTGAGGTAGAGGATCTTATTGAGTACACCCAAAGCGACATTACCGTGGGAGGAACTGACTTTGAACTTCGTCAGGCCATCAATAATCGCAATACCGGAAAAATAATGGGCGTAGAGTTTGATTTCAGCGCGCCAATGACCTTAATCAACGCCCCATCAGCGCAAGCATTTTTCAACCTAACACTACTCGATTCAGAAGTGAAAGATGACTACTTTGAGGGTCTAGAAAGACGTTTCAGTGGCCAAGCTAAATATGTATACAACCTAGGCTTTGAGCATGAATTGGCTGCCCTTCAAGCCAGTTACGGTGTTAGCTATCAACAGCAGGGAGACAGCGAGGAATTCGAAGGTAACGAAATCAACCGCATTAGCTACGATGGTAACTTAGAAATTTTCATAGAAAAACGTTTTGACAATAACAACTACGCCCTGCGCTTATCCGGTCAGAACTTGCTAGACGCCGAGAAGAACGAACTAATTCGCCAATATGATGATAGCGCGGCCTTGAGTAGCGGCCAATACGAATCAACAGAAACGGAGGTAGAAAACACGTCCCCCGCAATTTTATTAACACTGCGTGGCAGTTTCTAAATTTACGTTTATAACAATGACCGCAAGCTGTTCTTTAGCTCACAACCT contains:
- a CDS encoding choice-of-anchor J domain-containing protein, which translates into the protein MKHRLSAMAIAAISLYGQQAMAASDLHRIAWTADPATTITIAWRQLSGDDAHVMIGTSSDGSAWVREEIDQSTSLQHPGDAIGDTLDSELAHIAGLNADTAYYYQICDSEGCSETSWFKTAPNNPVDFTFIAGGDSRTNQEPRQIGMALVGKIRPLFVLFNGDFTDVGSREQWESWLEDWQSARSADGRVYPVLASHGNHENDVIDMLNYVFGVPEKAYYGLNVGGDMMRIYTLNSETEPGVGYGEYSLQSDTVWNEQTAWLSADANASTATWKMASYHRPMRPHTSGKAEGEGRITAWAQTFVDGNFDVLVESDTHMAKYTFPVVFDSGEGSYQDFKRDDLNGSLLIGEGSWGAPTRPTDDDKPWTMDSASFWQFKLVHASPSKLDIRTVRFGSEVEMNAGTLPDPDDVVALTQAEQDADAFAIPSGLPLWKPLSGEVISLPATGFVGADIDNVQLVGSGALWHFLDDGSSPDNWQDNAIDDAAWATGHAALGYGDGDETTVIGFGGDDNNKFTTSYFRRHFTVGSPEDVIKLTLRLQRDDGAVVYINGQEALRNNMPSGDISSSTFAVNAIGGTAESTYYEFALQPDLLMAGDNVIAVEVHQSDAGSSDVSFDLDLTAVVSNLVADVPEVTTTLTATALSTSEIEVSWDDVAEFDELGYQLERKNVHGYWDILTWRIDADTTTYLDSQLEEGASYEYRVRPYNAAGLAAASEPVLIATESDAIPRLYDEGFDSETFGDMTTYSRSSDKDWSIGSYDGQFYAHANGYGGDTASDDWLITPSFALAYYRDASLAFEAAYNYGGPLLKVMYSLDYQPDVNADPASATWLEIPECAAAADDMCWNEPSAGSYTFEPSAIDVSGINGESVHFAFQYISDSGDSGDGRIWQIDNIVLRGVYQNAEISGSDFASGIPGEWTNYDGGSDKNWEAGSEGGIDGAFINGYGSAGNEQSNDWLVFPQTSLAAGSDNALEFDFYKKYDGPALKIMISTDYVDGADPASATWTDLNIELPDLYDEWATIGPISLAGYEGNVHVAFVYTSTGGAPGEAAAIGIGNARIVKALEGVEQQRELVVETFEDPTSLGSFIAYSRSSNADWVVETRQEQQGAVANGFGADDVSDDWLISPKLSILNWQNALAEFEIYTNYGGPALEVLISTNYSGTGDPLAEGVTWDALDIDQSGEVSDAWNSYSVSIAQYTGEAYIAFRYTTVGTGGGEGRRLGVDNFKVLSNYGEESLRSSFSLAKTSYTTIEPVSFSASVSGGKAPFTYAWDFGDGNTSDLAEPSHTYDTAGVYSVSLSVVDADGKTSMISRNDFVTIIESTNEGVAEKQGDIRVATFNAYLNRSSEGQILTDAQSGDDAQIANVVEIIQRVRPEILLLNEFDYVADGSAVQALQDEYLSVSQNGAEVIDYPYVYLAESNTGIMTSYDFNNDGESGSGGDDAYGFGEFPGQYGMVVLSQYPIVTEDVRTFQTFLWKDMPDALLPVDPDTGDSWYTTDELAVFRLSSKSHWDVPVQVGDQVVHILASHPTPPVFDGAEDRNGKRNHDETRFWADYVNPAASSYIYDDAGTTGGLAADTRFVILGDLNASSVEGDATGDPIALLTDSSFIDGSPMPSSTGGVENDPDNSYSAMHTADWMMRADYVLPSVYGLEVEQSAVFWPGQADVLYRLVGPGVKSSDHRLVFVDMSITDETTDPGTDPGTDPGTDPGTDPGTDPGTDPGTDPDSTDDSSSKKDDDKWYGSSGYEFLMFAVALLGLSRFRKQK
- the gtfA gene encoding sucrose phosphorylase; this translates as MALRNAVQMICYPNRLGNDLKDLHTVIERHFSDAIGGVHILPFFPSNADAGFSPLTHKEVDPEYGTWEDIERISSKYDLCCDVTVNHISDESEEFKDFIAKGYDSEYADLFVHVDKFGEITPDDLAKIHIRKEKEPFRRVDFADGSTGRVWCTFTEHQIDLNYESELTYQLMENYIGFLAQRGVNLFRLDAFGYTTKRIGTSCFLVEPDVYRNLDWINGVAHLHGAEVLPEVHDHSSYQYAISRRNMHPYGFALPPLLLFSLLDANSVYLKNWLRMCPRNMVTVLDTHDGICIPDVEGVLPEEKIRALIDNISSRSADPILRRSAANIHSVGAIYQLTCTFYDAMMRNDDAYLAARAIQFFSPGIPQVYYVGLLAGCNDNELMDETGELRDINRHFYSMDEIDEAVEQPVVQRLLALMRFRSNYPAFDGHFELGYSNDSSVSMGWRHGEYYCHLFVDLNFNTATVTYLDEESLAECRLQC
- a CDS encoding helix-turn-helix domain-containing protein encodes the protein MNTNSYIVATDKVIPAWLQPVAVLDLCAARGINPHALLQNTALFASDLPFTGRYLSLRQFQQLLLNANNLWPGSDFPFQLGHQLLQHGLGPVVTLVDSYTALTPLLSLLCNYSAIISPALTMRLVESTENKLLLMISPSAFERVDNIALVAAMTSLTSMITRFSGVGELRYFFSAREGAGRENFTAHLQGICCFSAPFDGVRIEIVNKESAAECQSLRGRVAIAECDALLSAPPYLSQRLRELFARQHGLQSDLAGCSEALGVSQATLKRRLREHGLSFQQQLDSFHLELALIELLLKQATVDDAAARLHFHDSSNFRRAFKRWTGLSPSLMKANFHDLMLPVLK
- a CDS encoding GGDEF domain-containing protein translates to MKKENSLSFSDWQGLHHKVPALKSAGRYRYGRVYGAMALGCVLFALAASITGELKAWSDIDWLDVAGEGMVVVAVLSWLHFLLQWRPPGPVTQCLLAGFGSLGFGFYLDVLDEFIRLGGSGWGASLESVVTPLAVLLITYAVIALSQEQRVFARQQLRREAGVRDHRDIDPVTDLYSGSYCRHALADALSETKAVSLWLIDLDNFSAVNRLHGFACGDAVLNRVAATLVAAVPEEALVCRYGGDRFVVIAGPTERPGLQGALGRLLSEAIQLALYHRTGDSFEIAVRLAVVESSPGEDAAGLLARANAEILATKRRDNEH
- a CDS encoding TonB-dependent receptor plug domain-containing protein is translated as MNPASRNRSTTLTLSLIASAVAMALGNHSALAQEQAQTSQMENVQVIAKRVVKRNHVNTPAPKLVYDADFFQRFEPISVGDMLKRVPGVTFNSDVGEYDLPRLRGLDSRYTQVLINGRRMPGEENSGAIAVDRIPAEMVEKIEIIRSPSSDISSQGIGGSLNIILKDGARHEGGIWRVGAVNMKENRGSGFIGMSGVSDKIEYGFSINVQERYNPKSKVAGAQEGDEREEVKESDVRDSRDVALAADMAFQLSKDGKLRFNILHMDTQREEKEDTRVTALKRADSNSPFTVDEVVNESQLEDIDQSNTSFGMDYALKTSAGELNIYASSHQFKQDKNETNFEADFGDPLELDEREITDIDDTENRLGVNWKHQFSTVESKIGMEYVNKTRDFNVAVLDDDGNLDDENDEFADFEVDDQGLNLFASGSWALRDDLELELGLRAEYRDIEITGRDFNGNITRSSDDRIDYNPSAHIRWHMNEQDQFRASIARTLRRPQFDQLNPVELTIDDEKFRGNSDLDPESAVGIDLGYDHFIADSGVIGINFFYREVEDLIEYTQSDITVGGTDFELRQAINNRNTGKIMGVEFDFSAPMTLINAPSAQAFFNLTLLDSEVKDDYFEGLERRFSGQAKYVYNLGFEHELAALQASYGVSYQQQGDSEEFEGNEINRISYDGNLEIFIEKRFDNNNYALRLSGQNLLDAEKNELIRQYDDSAALSSGQYESTETEVENTSPAILLTLRGSF